From Paraflavitalea devenefica, the proteins below share one genomic window:
- a CDS encoding OmpA family protein — translation MTSLFFVMLVLYVLTYVRLNTTIKLQKEKLAIIETVEENLKPLKSDSTLFTYEEEFKRFKLSFDVKFEVDQFQISYSKLENYGTTVMKIDRAGAQLKSIIDNLKQAKEADPKLKNVSYILAIAGYASKTGEKYHNYELSYKRALSLRDYWHSKGIDFEAPEYKGLIDLQISGNGWGGVGRLEKEEDNQRFLIQIFPKIGDFK, via the coding sequence ATGACGAGTCTGTTCTTTGTTATGCTGGTATTGTATGTGTTAACTTATGTGCGGCTTAATACAACGATCAAGCTTCAGAAGGAAAAGCTGGCCATTATTGAAACGGTTGAAGAAAACCTGAAGCCTTTGAAAAGCGACTCAACGTTGTTTACCTACGAAGAAGAGTTTAAACGGTTTAAGCTTTCTTTCGATGTAAAGTTTGAAGTGGATCAATTCCAGATCAGCTACAGCAAACTGGAAAATTACGGAACAACAGTCATGAAAATTGACAGGGCCGGCGCTCAACTGAAATCCATTATTGATAACCTGAAACAGGCCAAGGAAGCTGATCCCAAACTGAAAAATGTTTCTTATATTTTAGCTATTGCCGGTTATGCCTCTAAGACCGGGGAAAAGTATCATAATTATGAACTTAGCTATAAACGTGCCTTGAGCTTGCGTGATTATTGGCATTCAAAGGGGATTGATTTTGAGGCGCCGGAGTATAAAGGATTGATTGATCTTCAGATATCCGGTAATGGCTGGGGTGGGGTAGGACGGCTGGAAAAAGAAGAAGATAATCAACGTTTCCTTATTCAGATATTTCCTAAAATCGGTGACTTCAAATGA
- a CDS encoding retropepsin-like aspartic protease family protein has translation MSRIIFYIITVVLLLPGCSGCSKSGRIKKSDGDIVSPGTNTGSRKFSGRTIVKMVKDNGVYKIPVTVNGVSMEFIFDTGAGLISISNVEASYLYKQGKLTKDDVIGTANFIDANGDISVGTIISLKEITIGNRTIYNVQASVVDNSIAPLLMGQSALENFGKISIDYKRSEITFE, from the coding sequence ATGAGCAGAATAATCTTCTATATTATAACTGTTGTCCTCTTGCTTCCCGGTTGTTCGGGTTGTTCAAAGTCGGGCAGAATTAAAAAGAGTGACGGAGACATAGTGTCTCCCGGAACCAACACAGGAAGTAGGAAGTTTTCCGGCAGAACTATTGTTAAAATGGTAAAGGATAATGGCGTCTATAAAATACCGGTCACCGTAAATGGTGTGAGCATGGAATTTATCTTTGATACCGGAGCTGGTTTGATCTCTATTTCCAATGTAGAGGCATCTTATCTCTATAAACAGGGTAAATTGACGAAGGATGATGTTATCGGAACGGCTAATTTTATTGATGCCAACGGAGATATTTCAGTAGGTACAATTATTAGTTTAAAGGAAATTACGATAGGAAATAGAACTATTTATAATGTACAAGCTTCTGTGGTTGACAATTCTATCGCTCCTCTTTTGATGGGACAATCTGCGTTAGAGAATTTTGGTAAGATATCCATTGACTATAAGCGGTCAGAGATAACATTCGAATGA
- the nudK gene encoding GDP-mannose pyrophosphatase NudK yields the protein MTNNTIKILQTEVLSNNWYTLRKITYEYLKPDGSRETQSREAYDRGNGATILLYNTTSKTVILTRQFRMPTFLNGNESGMLIEACAGLLDKDNPEDCIRRETEEETGYKVSHVRKVFEAYMSPGSVTEILYFFVAEYTKEMKVHEGGGIEHEQENIEVLELPFSKALEMISTGEIKDAKTIMLLQYAQLHQLA from the coding sequence ATGACAAATAACACGATCAAGATACTGCAAACAGAAGTACTCTCCAATAACTGGTACACCCTTCGGAAGATCACGTACGAATACCTGAAGCCCGATGGCAGCCGGGAAACGCAAAGCCGGGAGGCTTATGACCGGGGCAATGGTGCTACCATCCTGTTGTATAATACAACTTCTAAAACCGTGATCCTGACCCGCCAGTTCCGGATGCCGACTTTCCTGAATGGCAATGAAAGCGGTATGCTGATTGAAGCCTGTGCCGGACTGCTGGATAAAGATAACCCCGAAGATTGCATCCGGCGCGAAACAGAAGAAGAGACAGGCTATAAAGTTTCCCATGTACGCAAGGTATTTGAAGCTTATATGTCGCCGGGGTCGGTGACGGAGATCCTGTATTTCTTTGTAGCAGAATATACAAAAGAAATGAAAGTGCATGAAGGTGGAGGCATTGAACATGAACAGGAGAATATTGAGGTGCTGGAACTGCCTTTCAGCAAAGCCCTGGAGATGATAAGCACCGGTGAGATTAAAGACGCCAAGACAATTATGTTATTACAATATGCTCAATTGCACCAGTTGGCGTAG
- a CDS encoding sensor histidine kinase: MKLAYYTKKDWLIIGLLLPPGIILVNYCIFGKRYFSGAAIFGWTTLLSASIGLVSWYLQIIIALVMNARYPRYNQTIKRVLLSMALYVIITVITVVLACLLYDRLHFFQYQLNLWHMFLGAVSGAGTTVLAASFHEGVAFYEKWKKVTDEAEQLKKENLQTQLESLKAQVNPHFLFNSLNSLSSLISEDPAKAEKFLDEMCKVYRYLLRNNEEDLAPLWVEMQFIQSYYHLLKTRYGDSLFLEVDIPDELVWHRIPSLTLQMLVENAVKHNVMMKDRPLQILITTIAGPRLLVSNNLQRKKRISSNKVGLNNIVKKYKLLKQEDIIVQEDEKTFAVVLPLIQVEE, from the coding sequence ATGAAATTGGCATACTATACCAAGAAGGACTGGTTGATCATTGGCTTGTTATTACCGCCGGGCATCATACTGGTTAATTATTGTATTTTCGGAAAACGATACTTTTCCGGAGCAGCTATCTTTGGGTGGACCACCCTCCTATCCGCCAGCATTGGCCTTGTTTCCTGGTACCTGCAGATCATCATTGCCCTGGTCATGAATGCCCGGTATCCGAGATACAACCAAACCATCAAACGGGTATTGCTGTCCATGGCCCTATACGTGATCATTACGGTCATCACGGTAGTCCTGGCCTGCCTGCTATATGACCGTTTACATTTCTTTCAATACCAGCTCAACCTGTGGCATATGTTCCTGGGCGCTGTTTCAGGAGCGGGCACAACCGTGCTGGCTGCCAGTTTCCATGAAGGGGTGGCATTTTATGAAAAGTGGAAAAAAGTGACAGACGAAGCGGAACAACTCAAAAAGGAAAACCTGCAAACCCAACTGGAGAGCCTTAAAGCCCAGGTAAACCCGCACTTCCTGTTCAACAGCCTCAACTCCCTCTCCTCCCTCATCAGTGAAGATCCCGCCAAGGCGGAGAAGTTCCTGGATGAGATGTGCAAAGTATACCGCTACCTGCTGCGCAACAATGAAGAAGACCTGGCGCCCTTATGGGTGGAAATGCAGTTCATTCAGTCTTATTATCACCTCCTCAAAACGCGTTATGGCGACAGCCTGTTCCTGGAAGTAGACATTCCGGATGAGTTGGTATGGCACCGTATTCCCTCCCTTACCCTGCAGATGCTGGTAGAGAATGCGGTGAAGCATAATGTGATGATGAAAGACCGCCCCCTGCAGATCCTGATCACTACCATTGCTGGTCCTCGGTTACTGGTCTCCAACAACCTGCAACGCAAAAAACGTATCTCTTCGAATAAAGTAGGACTCAACAACATCGTGAAGAAATACAAGTTGCTGAAACAGGAAGACATCATCGTTCAGGAAGACGAGAAAACATTTGCGGTGGTGCTGCCGCTGATACAGGTGGAAGAGTGA
- a CDS encoding LacI family DNA-binding transcriptional regulator yields MEPVNLKRLAKELNLAISTVSRALRDSYDISPETKKRVFELAQKLNYEPNPYASSLRKQKSRTIAVVIPEVANNFFSLAINGIESIAQEKGYHVLIYLTHEDYQKEVSITRHLQSGRVDGILMSLSANTEDSNHIVELHNKGIPIIFFDRVSDAIDTSRITTDDYDSGFKATEHLIQSGCKHIAYLSFSQHLSITNKRMRGYLEALEHYNIKPDRKLVIQCSSDNGQSYPLLRKLLSGKKRPDGIFASVEKLAIASYHVCDELKIAIPDDIKVISFSNLETASLLNPSLTTITQPAFDIGKKAASVLFRRLEKSRSGFMSETVVLKSTLMPRNSTKV; encoded by the coding sequence ATGGAACCTGTTAACCTGAAAAGGCTGGCCAAAGAGCTCAATCTCGCCATTTCCACGGTATCCCGCGCCCTGCGGGATAGTTATGATATCAGTCCGGAGACCAAGAAACGGGTGTTTGAACTGGCGCAAAAGCTGAATTACGAGCCCAATCCCTATGCCAGCAGCCTGCGCAAGCAGAAAAGCCGGACGATAGCGGTGGTGATCCCTGAGGTGGCCAATAATTTCTTCTCCCTGGCCATTAATGGCATTGAATCCATTGCCCAGGAGAAAGGATACCACGTATTGATCTACCTCACCCATGAAGATTACCAGAAAGAGGTGTCTATCACGCGCCACCTGCAAAGCGGGCGGGTGGATGGTATTTTGATGTCTTTATCGGCCAATACGGAAGACAGTAATCATATAGTAGAACTGCATAATAAGGGAATACCTATTATCTTTTTTGACAGGGTGAGCGATGCCATTGATACTTCCCGGATCACCACGGATGATTATGACAGTGGCTTCAAGGCCACCGAGCACCTGATACAGAGCGGGTGTAAGCATATTGCCTACCTGTCGTTCTCCCAACACTTATCCATTACCAATAAACGGATGCGCGGTTACCTCGAAGCGCTGGAGCATTATAATATTAAGCCCGACCGTAAGCTGGTAATACAATGCAGCAGCGATAACGGGCAGAGCTACCCCTTGCTGCGTAAGCTGTTATCCGGCAAGAAACGGCCGGATGGTATTTTTGCTTCTGTAGAAAAGCTGGCCATTGCCAGCTATCATGTATGTGATGAGCTGAAGATCGCTATACCGGACGATATTAAAGTGATCAGTTTCTCGAACCTGGAAACCGCCTCCCTGTTAAACCCTTCGCTGACCACCATTACACAGCCCGCTTTTGACATTGGCAAGAAAGCCGCCTCGGTATTGTTTCGCAGGCTGGAAAAGAGCCGGTCTGGCTTTATGAGCGAAACGGTGGTGCTGAAGTCTACGCTGATGCCGCGGAATTCAACGAAAGTATAG
- a CDS encoding glycoside hydrolase family 28 protein yields the protein MKKYLLLLLLASSLYTQAADVNVKDYGATGDGTTLDSKAIQQAIDACTQKGGGKVIFPAGKYLSGTIVIKNNVTLLLQKDALILGSTNIEHYDNIDPFTDGLGIDVGWALLVAVDVQHIGIEGEGAIDGQGAKLKAQHILTDNRGESKIWGRRPFLLRIVRCTDVTVRGVSLYYAAAWTSHYFQSKQILIENVKIVSHGVAHNDGMDIDGCQQVQIRDCDVVSGDDALCFKTTSSTMACKNITVTRLKLKSNQAAIKMGTESMAPFEEINISHCDIYDTRNGGIKLLTVDGAHLRNITISDITMKNVRTPMLLRLGSRLNVFRKGKDTQQPTGTFDNVVIRNVKAEAAADAQLKPPSGILITGVPGHYISNVTLENIEISLAGGGTAENARHAVPEAIDQYPEVKTFGPLIPAWGIWARHVKGLKLKNIKLTLASDDLRPAFIAEDGQDIELTGWTLPAAAGAASIVRLENVQGAKVDDFTVTGRAATFVKIEGKDSKGVKTGKVKYVTPVAKAL from the coding sequence ATGAAAAAGTACCTCCTCCTTTTACTACTCGCATCATCGCTATACACACAAGCAGCAGATGTCAACGTAAAAGACTACGGCGCTACCGGCGACGGTACCACCCTCGACTCCAAAGCTATTCAGCAGGCCATTGATGCCTGTACACAAAAGGGCGGTGGCAAAGTCATCTTTCCTGCCGGCAAATACCTGTCGGGTACCATTGTGATCAAAAACAATGTGACTCTGCTGCTGCAAAAAGATGCCCTCATACTGGGCAGCACCAATATTGAACATTATGACAACATTGATCCTTTTACCGATGGCCTCGGTATTGATGTAGGCTGGGCCTTGCTGGTAGCAGTAGATGTGCAGCATATCGGCATTGAAGGGGAAGGTGCTATTGACGGCCAGGGGGCCAAACTGAAAGCGCAGCATATCTTAACTGATAACCGCGGCGAATCCAAAATATGGGGCCGTCGTCCTTTCCTGCTGCGCATTGTACGTTGTACAGATGTTACCGTACGCGGCGTTTCCCTGTATTATGCAGCCGCCTGGACCTCCCACTACTTCCAAAGCAAACAGATATTGATAGAAAACGTAAAAATTGTAAGCCATGGCGTGGCGCACAATGATGGTATGGACATTGATGGCTGCCAGCAGGTACAGATCCGCGATTGTGATGTGGTAAGTGGTGATGACGCCCTTTGTTTTAAAACCACTTCCAGTACCATGGCCTGTAAAAACATTACGGTTACCCGCCTGAAGCTGAAAAGCAACCAGGCTGCTATTAAAATGGGTACAGAATCCATGGCGCCCTTTGAAGAGATCAACATCTCTCACTGCGATATCTATGATACGCGCAATGGCGGTATTAAACTGCTTACGGTTGACGGCGCTCACCTGCGCAACATTACCATATCGGATATCACCATGAAAAACGTGCGCACGCCTATGCTGCTGCGCCTCGGCTCCCGGCTCAATGTATTCCGCAAAGGGAAAGATACCCAACAGCCTACCGGCACGTTTGATAATGTAGTCATCCGCAATGTAAAAGCAGAGGCGGCCGCCGATGCTCAACTAAAACCACCTTCTGGCATCCTCATCACCGGGGTGCCCGGTCATTACATCAGCAATGTAACGCTGGAAAACATTGAGATCAGCCTGGCAGGTGGCGGTACGGCAGAAAATGCCCGCCATGCAGTACCGGAGGCGATTGATCAATACCCGGAAGTAAAAACATTTGGTCCGCTCATCCCTGCCTGGGGTATCTGGGCCCGTCATGTGAAGGGACTGAAACTAAAGAACATCAAACTCACCCTGGCATCCGATGATCTCCGGCCGGCCTTTATTGCAGAAGATGGACAAGACATTGAGCTCACCGGCTGGACCCTTCCTGCTGCCGCAGGCGCAGCATCAATAGTACGGCTGGAAAATGTGCAGGGCGCTAAAGTAGACGATTTCACCGTCACAGGCCGCGCCGCCACTTTCGTTAAAATAGAAGGCAAAGACAGTAAGGGAGTAAAGACGGGTAAAGTAAAATACGTTACTCCGGTAGCGAAAGCACTGTAA
- a CDS encoding glycoside hydrolase family 97 protein, with the protein MNIKSLLYVLLCGLLFTTPVIAADIATVLSPDGQISFRLFVENHQLYCHASFRNQPVLDNTPVVVSLDGKTLTRDITTGSIKTYTINERYPWLGVHATAVNHCNGVTIPVQHAVAAYTIEVRVFNNGVAFRTIIPGKPEQHRVPDEATVFAIPAGSTLWYHDMEIHYESVHAKKDIAQVQAGEWAAPPATFKLPWGGYASITEADLRNYAGMSLQADGKNGLMIRLPQHQPTSYPYRLRYSAEDTARLKQPAAVTGTITTPWRVVMMGADLGAMVNNDMVHNLCPPPDAALFPQGFKTSWVKPGRAVWKYLDGGGDGTPEVMKKFTDGAAALGFEHNILEGFWSRWSDADIRDLVNYSRQKGVGIWFWKHSKSLRDPKARDSFFRRCHDLGVAGAKIDFFDHEAKEVIDLYQAILKEAAQYKILLDFHGANKPTGQLRTWPNELTLESVKGMESSRLLDRATHETTIPFTRLLAGPAEYTVLHFGERRKNTTWAHQIASAAIVSSPLLTYAAHPENILANPAVEIIKSIPSVWDETIVLPGSAIGELAAFARRKGNTWFVAVMNGVSERSLKISLSFLGKGNYKALVALDDPGNPAAVIMQQEMYKQGDAIILPLQSGGGYIMKLEQ; encoded by the coding sequence ATGAATATAAAATCGTTATTGTACGTCCTGCTTTGCGGGTTGTTGTTTACGACGCCTGTTATCGCTGCGGATATCGCTACTGTGTTAAGTCCTGACGGACAAATCAGTTTCCGCCTGTTTGTGGAGAACCATCAACTGTATTGCCATGCCAGTTTTCGCAACCAGCCGGTATTGGATAATACACCGGTGGTGGTATCCCTGGATGGTAAAACCCTGACCCGTGATATTACAACGGGTAGTATAAAAACCTACACGATCAACGAACGTTACCCCTGGCTGGGTGTTCATGCGACGGCTGTTAACCATTGCAACGGGGTCACTATTCCTGTACAACATGCTGTTGCTGCTTATACTATTGAGGTGCGGGTATTCAATAATGGGGTAGCCTTCAGGACGATTATTCCCGGTAAGCCGGAGCAACACCGGGTACCGGATGAAGCTACCGTTTTTGCCATACCTGCCGGTAGCACGCTGTGGTACCATGATATGGAAATACATTATGAAAGTGTGCATGCCAAAAAAGATATTGCACAGGTGCAGGCCGGTGAGTGGGCGGCTCCCCCTGCTACTTTTAAACTGCCCTGGGGCGGTTATGCTTCTATTACAGAAGCCGACCTGCGCAATTATGCCGGTATGTCGTTACAGGCTGATGGGAAAAATGGTTTGATGATCCGCCTGCCACAGCACCAGCCTACTTCTTATCCCTATCGTTTGCGGTATAGTGCGGAGGATACTGCCCGGTTGAAGCAACCTGCTGCTGTTACGGGCACTATTACCACTCCCTGGCGTGTGGTGATGATGGGCGCTGATTTGGGTGCGATGGTGAATAATGATATGGTGCACAATCTTTGTCCGCCTCCTGATGCTGCTTTGTTTCCGCAAGGATTTAAAACATCCTGGGTAAAGCCGGGACGTGCGGTATGGAAATACCTGGATGGCGGTGGCGATGGCACACCGGAAGTAATGAAAAAGTTTACGGATGGGGCCGCCGCATTGGGCTTTGAGCACAATATTTTGGAAGGTTTCTGGTCAAGGTGGAGCGATGCCGATATACGGGACCTGGTTAATTATTCCCGCCAGAAAGGTGTGGGCATCTGGTTCTGGAAACATTCCAAAAGTCTGCGTGACCCTAAAGCAAGAGATTCTTTTTTCCGCAGGTGTCATGACCTCGGCGTGGCGGGCGCCAAGATAGATTTCTTTGATCATGAAGCCAAAGAGGTGATTGACCTGTACCAGGCTATTTTAAAAGAAGCTGCACAATATAAGATCCTGTTGGATTTTCATGGCGCCAATAAGCCTACCGGACAATTGCGTACCTGGCCCAATGAGTTGACCCTCGAATCTGTGAAAGGAATGGAATCAAGCAGACTGTTAGACAGGGCCACGCATGAAACGACGATCCCTTTCACCCGTTTGCTGGCAGGGCCGGCTGAATATACGGTGCTGCATTTTGGTGAGCGGCGGAAGAATACCACCTGGGCGCACCAGATTGCCAGTGCGGCTATTGTAAGTTCACCACTGCTAACCTATGCGGCTCATCCGGAGAATATATTGGCCAACCCGGCGGTGGAGATCATTAAAAGCATACCCTCTGTTTGGGATGAAACGATTGTGTTGCCCGGATCGGCCATTGGTGAGCTGGCAGCTTTTGCACGTCGTAAAGGCAATACCTGGTTTGTAGCGGTGATGAATGGGGTGAGTGAAAGGTCGCTGAAGATATCGCTCAGCTTTTTGGGCAAGGGTAATTATAAGGCATTGGTAGCGCTGGACGATCCCGGTAATCCTGCTGCTGTTATTATGCAACAGGAAATGTATAAGCAGGGTGATGCGATCATCTTACCCTTGCAAAGCGGGGGTGGGTATATTATGAAGCTGGAGCAATAA
- a CDS encoding glucosidase family protein, protein MNKMVCCKRFLTGVALLLTHGLMAQSPAQQDRWAIQPDGSILWTVNGRLPHRDHIEMSGEKVSLWVQYGVDTSGKLSLNRTMVFPTFRLLPQRTIASMTYNVTDYYLPRFLINDRLLKAGVYNAAVAEDMPEQVISIRHKGIMEVISTIGRNKDVLLKRTLFPSVEKPVALEKWVFVNTGKQAVKIEMEYLQRVVKPAAERTTPAQHSFVVSTIGEGLKTVAPGDSVTFALSYQAVRKDAVPAVANVPAEEQGRRQRVTDILSKLQLETPDEMLNTAFAFAKIRATESIYLTKGGYLHGPGGLRYYAAIWANDQAEYINPFFAFLGDEVGNKSAMNAYRWFARYMNPDYKPIPSSIIAEGDGTWHGAKDRGDMAMIAYGAGRYALAYGNTDSAKVLWPLIEWCLEYLRRQVNEQGVVKSNSDELEGRFPAGKANLNTSILYYDALRSAVMLGKQLAVPKAQLTKYQQEATVLRANIDQYFGATVEGFKTYRYYEGNDTLRAWICSPLIVDIFDRKEGTIAALFSPRLWTEDGLASLAGNKTFWDRSTLYALRGVFAAGETQKAFDYLQYYSRRRLLGEHVPYAVEAYPEGNQRHLSAESGLYCRIYTEGMFGMRPTGLNSFDCTPHLPAGWNKMALRKVYAFGHVFDLEVLRAANGKLDVVISNEGKTKKYTIREGATLTVIL, encoded by the coding sequence ATGAATAAGATGGTTTGTTGTAAACGTTTTTTGACAGGCGTTGCTTTGCTATTAACACATGGCCTGATGGCGCAATCACCGGCCCAACAGGACCGCTGGGCGATCCAGCCGGACGGCAGTATCCTGTGGACGGTGAACGGCCGGTTGCCACACCGTGATCATATTGAGATGAGCGGGGAGAAGGTTTCCCTGTGGGTACAATACGGGGTAGACACCAGTGGCAAGTTATCCCTTAACCGCACGATGGTATTCCCCACTTTCCGGTTGTTGCCACAACGCACGATTGCCAGTATGACGTATAATGTGACTGATTACTATCTGCCGCGTTTCCTGATCAATGACCGGTTACTGAAAGCCGGTGTATATAATGCCGCGGTGGCGGAAGATATGCCGGAGCAGGTGATCAGTATACGTCATAAAGGGATTATGGAGGTGATCAGTACGATCGGAAGAAATAAAGATGTTTTACTGAAACGGACTTTATTCCCTTCTGTAGAAAAACCGGTAGCCCTGGAAAAATGGGTGTTTGTGAATACCGGTAAGCAAGCTGTGAAGATTGAGATGGAATACCTGCAACGCGTGGTGAAGCCTGCTGCTGAACGCACCACGCCTGCACAACACAGTTTTGTGGTATCTACGATTGGTGAAGGATTGAAAACGGTAGCGCCCGGCGACTCGGTAACGTTTGCTCTTAGCTACCAGGCTGTACGGAAAGATGCTGTTCCCGCAGTGGCCAATGTGCCGGCCGAAGAGCAGGGTAGGCGGCAACGCGTAACCGATATCCTGTCGAAGCTGCAACTGGAAACACCGGATGAGATGCTGAACACTGCTTTTGCCTTTGCCAAGATCAGGGCTACGGAAAGTATTTATCTTACCAAAGGTGGTTACCTGCATGGTCCGGGCGGACTGCGTTATTATGCGGCTATCTGGGCCAATGACCAGGCTGAATATATTAATCCTTTCTTTGCTTTCCTGGGTGATGAGGTAGGCAATAAATCGGCCATGAATGCTTACCGCTGGTTTGCCCGCTATATGAACCCGGATTATAAACCTATTCCCAGTTCCATTATTGCCGAAGGCGATGGTACCTGGCATGGCGCCAAAGACCGGGGCGATATGGCGATGATCGCTTATGGGGCCGGTCGGTATGCATTGGCTTATGGGAATACGGATTCGGCCAAAGTATTGTGGCCATTGATAGAATGGTGCCTGGAATACCTGCGCCGGCAGGTGAATGAACAGGGCGTGGTTAAGTCCAACAGTGATGAACTGGAAGGCCGTTTCCCGGCGGGTAAGGCTAACCTAAATACCAGTATTTTGTATTATGATGCGTTGCGTTCGGCCGTGATGCTGGGCAAACAGTTGGCGGTACCGAAAGCGCAACTGACGAAGTACCAGCAGGAGGCTACCGTACTACGTGCTAATATTGATCAATACTTTGGCGCTACTGTGGAAGGGTTTAAAACTTATCGTTATTATGAGGGGAATGATACGTTGCGCGCCTGGATATGTTCCCCGCTGATCGTGGATATTTTTGACCGTAAGGAAGGGACGATTGCTGCTTTGTTCTCTCCACGCCTGTGGACAGAAGACGGGCTGGCATCCCTGGCTGGTAATAAGACTTTCTGGGACCGTTCTACCCTGTATGCCCTGCGTGGTGTATTTGCGGCCGGTGAAACCCAGAAGGCTTTTGACTACCTGCAATATTATTCACGCCGCCGGTTGCTGGGCGAGCATGTACCTTATGCCGTGGAGGCCTACCCGGAGGGTAACCAACGCCACCTGTCGGCAGAAAGCGGTCTTTACTGCCGTATTTATACAGAGGGTATGTTTGGCATGCGTCCTACCGGGTTGAACAGCTTTGACTGTACGCCGCACCTGCCGGCAGGCTGGAATAAGATGGCCCTGCGCAAGGTGTATGCTTTCGGCCATGTATTTGACCTGGAAGTGTTGCGGGCTGCCAATGGCAAGCTGGATGTTGTGATCAGTAACGAGGGGAAGACGAAGAAGTATACTATCAGGGAAGGAGCTACGCTTACTGTAATACTCTGA
- a CDS encoding threonine aldolase family protein produces the protein MHRRNFLKTSGIAALPTLATTFPFGGAAAVNGRTDKQTPVYFYFDGIKYDTAGYLNKLQQLNNAAAIEPDFYGEGGVVEALEKQFITATGKQAAIYMPSGTMANQLAIAVLSGENTKVFVQETSHVYRDEADAAQSIHNKRLIPLAPNEAVFTLETLQAAIKYHDEGEVFKSGIGAVSIENPVRRGDGACMPIEEIRKISAYCREKGYKLHLDGARLHMAAAFTGTSVAEYAKHFDTVYISLYKYLGALGGAMLCGDKVVIDKMRHLIKVHGGAVYQNWINAAMALHHLNGLDERLKTMAKKSADLFAALNQLPGCTVTPVKNGSNIFYLQTAKGIDANKLWETLDKKHNIHVWRRPGSDTVKLFVNETLLARDNSSLVAAFKEALATAKV, from the coding sequence ATGCACAGAAGGAATTTTCTGAAAACATCCGGTATTGCGGCCTTACCCACTTTAGCTACCACCTTTCCTTTCGGCGGGGCAGCCGCTGTGAACGGTCGCACAGATAAGCAGACGCCTGTTTATTTTTATTTTGATGGTATTAAGTATGACACTGCCGGGTATTTGAACAAGTTGCAACAGCTTAACAACGCTGCTGCCATAGAACCTGACTTCTATGGGGAAGGCGGGGTAGTGGAGGCCCTGGAAAAGCAATTTATAACAGCTACGGGCAAGCAGGCAGCTATTTATATGCCTTCGGGTACAATGGCCAACCAACTGGCCATTGCTGTATTGAGTGGCGAAAATACCAAGGTGTTTGTACAGGAAACGAGCCATGTATACCGGGATGAGGCAGATGCGGCGCAATCGATACATAACAAAAGGCTGATCCCTTTGGCGCCCAATGAAGCGGTTTTTACACTGGAGACGTTACAGGCGGCTATTAAGTACCATGATGAGGGAGAGGTGTTTAAAAGTGGTATCGGCGCGGTGTCTATTGAGAACCCGGTGCGCCGTGGGGATGGCGCCTGTATGCCTATAGAAGAGATCCGTAAGATATCGGCTTACTGCCGGGAGAAGGGGTATAAGCTGCACCTGGATGGCGCCCGCCTGCATATGGCGGCGGCCTTTACAGGGACTTCCGTTGCAGAATATGCCAAACATTTCGATACGGTATATATATCCCTCTACAAGTATTTAGGCGCCCTGGGTGGCGCTATGCTGTGCGGCGATAAGGTAGTAATAGATAAAATGCGGCACCTGATCAAGGTGCATGGCGGCGCGGTGTACCAGAATTGGATCAATGCAGCGATGGCCTTGCATCACCTCAATGGTCTTGATGAGCGGCTGAAGACGATGGCTAAAAAATCGGCAGACCTCTTTGCTGCCTTGAACCAGTTGCCCGGCTGTACCGTTACACCGGTAAAGAACGGCAGTAATATTTTTTATTTACAGACTGCCAAAGGCATTGATGCCAATAAACTGTGGGAAACGCTGGACAAAAAGCATAATATCCATGTGTGGCGCCGGCCGGGCAGCGATACTGTCAAGTTATTCGTGAATGAAACATTGCTGGCGCGCGATAATAGCAGCCTGGTCGCTGCTTTTAAAGAGGCGCTGGCTACAGCCAAAGTATAA